A single Danio aesculapii chromosome 19, fDanAes4.1, whole genome shotgun sequence DNA region contains:
- the LOC130247075 gene encoding zona pellucida sperm-binding protein 1-like gives MSGVTQDKCLTRGCCFDVITSVCYYPMDECTADKNFVFVVHNDFANIPVNPMNLMVAGKTGCKPVISNKDFAIFKFSVTECGTHSFAIGQTMIYLAEVQTIIKVRNLKYGMISRDNPISAGYMVMSPSLPSHMLSEGLFGVQLLISEDETFTKFYPQSHQPLNVLLGKPVYLELRLKSPKPAATLQVHYCVAYPHSARSALVLLFEGCPNPLDPGNTSILHVNDLPQNLNQRRFKIEAFQFMDLSSNKYQNEEIYFMCSTEVCMPSELPCVETCFDGKLIQFIYFLQVTIIRTHVNH, from the exons ATGTCTGGTGTAACACAAGATAAGTGTCTGACTAGAGGATGCTGTTTTGATGTGATAACCTCAGTCTGCTATTATCCAAtggatg AATGCACTGCTGATAAAAACTTTGTGTTTGTGGTTCACAATGATTTTGCAAACATCCCTGTGAACCCTATGAACTTAATGGTTGCTGGAAAGACTGGTTGCAAGCCTGTTATCTCCAACAAAGACTTTGCAATTTTTAAATTTTCTGTCACTGAGTGTGGGACACATTCATTT GCCATAGGTCAGACAATGATTTACCTAGCTGAGGTACAGACTATCATCAAAGTTCGCAACCTAAAGTATGGCATGATCTCCAGAGACAACCCTATCAG TGCAGGATACATGGTTATGAGCCCCAGTCTACCTTCACACATGTTGTCTGAAGGATTGTTTGGAGTTCAGCTTTTGATTTCTGAGG ATGAGACTTTCACCAAGTTTTATCCACAATCCCATCAGCCCCTAAATGTTCTTTTGGGTAAGCCTGTGTATTTGGAATTGCGTTTGAAATCTCCAAAACCTGCAGCTACTCTTCAAGTTCACTATTGTGTGGCATATCCACACTCTGCTAGGAGTGCCCTGGTCCTGCTGTTTGAGGG ATGCCCTAATCCTCTTGATCCTGGCAATACCTCCATACTTCATGTGAATGACCTTCCTCAGAATCTGAACCAGCGTCGTTTTAAAATTGAAGCCTTTCAGTTCATGGATTTGTCCAGcaacaaatatcaaaatgaagaG ATTTACTTCATGTGTTCTACTGAAGTGTGCATGCCCTCTGAGTTGCCCTGTGTGGAGACCTGCTTTGATGGAAAG cTAATACAATTTATCTATTTTCTTCAAGTTACAATAATTAGGACCCACGTCAACCACTAg